The Pandoraea vervacti DNA window GCAACGCAGGCGCGACGTGTCTCGGAAATTTCCACCAATCCTTCGTTCGCCAGACGCTTGAGCGCCTCGCGCAGCGGCGTGCGCGATACCGCCAACTCGTCGCACAGGGCGCGCTCCGACAGCGGCGCACCCGGGCGCAAGTCGCCCCGCACGATGCGCGCCTTGAGGGCTTCATACGCGGCAGCATTGAGTGAGGCAGCAGAGGGGGGCATACGTATCGACATCAAAAATGGAATGCCAATTCTGAGGGGGATGCGAGTTGACGTCAATCCGGCTTACGTAGAATTTCCACGTTAACCCGCATTTTTACGATTGTTCCTTGCCAATGGTTTGCTGTTGATTTTATCGTTTACAAAAATTGGTATACCAAAAAATCAAAGTCGGACGACAACTGTGCGCGCCGACGATCCAAGGAGGCAATATGGCATCGACCGTTCTGACCGAACTGACTGGGCGAGATGGCGCCATCGCGGTGGTCACGCTCAATCGTCCCGAGAAACTCAATGCGTTGACCAAGCCCATGTGGCAGGCGCTGGGCGACACCATCCTCACCTTGTCCGCATCGCCCGAGGTGCGCTGTATCGTGCTGCGCGGTGCGGGCGAGAAATCGTTCGCGCCGGGCAACGACATTGCCGAGTTCGAAACCGACCGCGCCAACGTGGAACAGGCGCGTACGTATGGTGCGCTCATGCATCGCACGCTCGACGCGCTCGCGAATTGCCCGGTACCGCTTGTCGCCATGATTCACGGCATTTGCGTCGGCGGCGGCATGGAAATCGCGGCGTCGTGCGATATCCGGATTTGCGGGGAATCGAGCCGCTTCGGGGCGCCGATCAACAAGCTCGGTCTTGTGATGGCGCATGCCGAGTTGTCCGGTCTGGTGCATTTGCTGGGGCCCACGAAGGCACTGGAAATCTTGCTCGAAGGCCGGATTTTCGACGCGCAGGAAGCGCTTCGCATCGGGCTCGTCACGCGCGTGGCGCCGGACGCAGACGTGGCGCGCGAAGCGCTTGCCAGCGCGCAGCGCATTGCGGCCGGCGCGCCGTTGGTGGCACGTTGGCACAAGCGATTCGTGCGTGAATTGGCGAGCGGCAAGCCGCTCACTCCCGCCCAGATCGACGAAGGGTTCGCGTGCTTCGGCACGGCAGACTTCCAGACCGGCTATCGCGCCTTCCTTGCGAAGACGACGCCTGTATTCGAGGGCCGCTGACATGACCGATACCCGCCACGAAAACGCAACGAAGACCGGCCCATTGCAGGGCGTCAAAGTGATCGAGCTCTCGCACATCATGTCCGGCCCGGTGTGCGGCATGATGCTCGCGGACATGGGGGCGGACGTCATCAAGGTCGAGAAAATGGAGGGTGACGACGCGCGCCGTTTTGCGCCGATCCTCTCGCATGGCGAGTCGGCGTCGTTCATGATGCTCAACCGCAACAAGCGCGGCATTGCGCTCAATCTGAAGACCGAGGGCGGCAAAGCCGTGCTGCGCAGGATGCTCCTCAGTGCGGACGTCGTGACCGAGAACTATCGCAAAGGCACGATGGAGAAGCTGGGGCTGGGCTACGAGACACTGCGCGAGTCGAATCCCGGCCTGATTTATTGCGCCATCTCCGGCTATGGGCGCACGGGACCGTATGCGGACAAGGGCGGCTTCGACCTGATCGCCCAGGGACTTTCGGGAATGATGAGCGTGACGGGCGAGCCGGGGCAGGCGCCGATCAAGGCGGGTTCGCCCATCGCCGATATCAACGCCGGCATTCTCGCGGCGCTGGGTATCTCGGCGGCCTATGCGCATCGGTTGCGCACGGGCGAAGGACAGGTCGTGGACACATCGCTGCTCGAAGCGGGTTTCCAGCAGATGTACTGGGCCGCCGCTAACTTCTTCGCCAGCGGCGAGAATCCGCCGAAGTTCGGCTCCGCGAATCCCACGAGCACCCCGTATCAGGCATTTCGCACGCAGGATGGTTGGATCAATATCGGCGCGGCCAATCAGGCCAATTACGAACGTCTGTTGCAGGTGCTTGACGCGCCGGAGATTGCCGACGATCCGCGGTTTGCGACGAATGCGGGACGCACGGCGCATCGCGAAGAACTCGTCGAGCGTCTCACGTCGTATCTCATGCGAGACACGACGCAGAACTGGGTCGAGCGCCTCGATGCGGTCGGACTGCCGGTCGGTCCGGTGCTGTCCATTTCGGAAGCGGTGGCCCATCCACAGATCGTGGCGCGTGAAATGGTGGTGCAAACCGTTCATCCGCTCGACGGCCCGACGCGCAGTATCGGCCTGCCGATTCGTTTTTCGCAGACGCCGAAGTGCGCCGGTGGCCCGGCGCCTCGCCTGGGCGAGCATACGTTCGACGTGCTCGCGCAGTACGGCTTCGACGCAGCGCAGGTCCGCGACCTCATCGCACAAGGCGCAGTGCATGCGCTGGAGAGCGCGCCAGCGGCGACGGCATGATGTATCGGCAGCGTCTATTGTGCGGATTTGCCGCGAGTTGACGCGCCACACATCAATTCGTCAGAACTTCCTTCCCGGGAGCGGGTCGGTTTTGGAAGCGGCGGGCGCCAATAGGGCGCCTGCCACAGACTAATCCGACCCGACGCCGTGTCGTAAGGAGGGAAGGCATGACTCTTGGCAGACTGTCTCGTAGCGCCCCCGGCCACTCGCCCATTCCGTGGCACTCGCCATGGTCGCGCGTACGCCATGCGCGTACCATAGGACTTCATTCGCTCGCATTTTCCAGCGTCTCGACACCGATGGCTGCCGGAGACACCCTTCCTCTTCCGTTCGCGAGGTGAGCATGC harbors:
- a CDS encoding enoyl-CoA hydratase/isomerase family protein — translated: MASTVLTELTGRDGAIAVVTLNRPEKLNALTKPMWQALGDTILTLSASPEVRCIVLRGAGEKSFAPGNDIAEFETDRANVEQARTYGALMHRTLDALANCPVPLVAMIHGICVGGGMEIAASCDIRICGESSRFGAPINKLGLVMAHAELSGLVHLLGPTKALEILLEGRIFDAQEALRIGLVTRVAPDADVAREALASAQRIAAGAPLVARWHKRFVRELASGKPLTPAQIDEGFACFGTADFQTGYRAFLAKTTPVFEGR
- a CDS encoding CaiB/BaiF CoA transferase family protein, whose amino-acid sequence is MTDTRHENATKTGPLQGVKVIELSHIMSGPVCGMMLADMGADVIKVEKMEGDDARRFAPILSHGESASFMMLNRNKRGIALNLKTEGGKAVLRRMLLSADVVTENYRKGTMEKLGLGYETLRESNPGLIYCAISGYGRTGPYADKGGFDLIAQGLSGMMSVTGEPGQAPIKAGSPIADINAGILAALGISAAYAHRLRTGEGQVVDTSLLEAGFQQMYWAAANFFASGENPPKFGSANPTSTPYQAFRTQDGWINIGAANQANYERLLQVLDAPEIADDPRFATNAGRTAHREELVERLTSYLMRDTTQNWVERLDAVGLPVGPVLSISEAVAHPQIVAREMVVQTVHPLDGPTRSIGLPIRFSQTPKCAGGPAPRLGEHTFDVLAQYGFDAAQVRDLIAQGAVHALESAPAATA